A window of Pueribacillus theae contains these coding sequences:
- the cobM gene encoding precorrin-4 C(11)-methyltransferase, which translates to MKIHIIGAGPGDPDLVTVKGLKLIEQADVVMYTDSLVNTELINKAKQGAEIIKTAGMHLEEMVDMMINRVKAGKKVVRVHTGDSAVFGAIMEQIALLKEAGIDVEIVPGVSSVFASAAVAGAELTIPDLTQTVILTRAEGRTPVPEREKLKDLAKHHCTIALFLSATLTKKIVKEFLAADWHEETPVVVVYKATWPDEKVVRTTIGKLDEAMRVNGIRKQAMILAGWALDPSIHEKEYRSKLYDKEFTHSFRKGVKA; encoded by the coding sequence ATGAAAATACATATTATCGGCGCAGGACCTGGAGATCCCGATTTAGTGACAGTCAAAGGGTTAAAGTTAATTGAGCAAGCAGATGTCGTCATGTACACGGATTCACTTGTGAATACCGAACTAATAAATAAGGCAAAACAAGGAGCCGAAATCATAAAAACAGCGGGTATGCACTTAGAGGAAATGGTTGATATGATGATCAATCGCGTGAAGGCTGGTAAAAAGGTTGTTCGCGTCCATACAGGAGATTCCGCAGTTTTTGGTGCAATTATGGAACAAATCGCACTGCTGAAAGAAGCAGGCATTGACGTTGAGATCGTTCCTGGTGTCAGTTCGGTTTTTGCCAGTGCAGCGGTTGCGGGAGCTGAATTAACGATTCCCGATTTAACGCAAACCGTCATATTGACGCGTGCGGAAGGCCGGACGCCTGTACCGGAAAGGGAAAAGCTAAAGGATTTAGCCAAGCATCACTGCACGATCGCCCTTTTTTTAAGTGCGACGTTAACAAAGAAAATTGTAAAGGAATTTCTCGCTGCTGATTGGCATGAAGAAACCCCTGTTGTCGTCGTATATAAAGCGACATGGCCAGATGAAAAGGTTGTACGCACAACGATTGGAAAACTGGATGAGGCAATGAGAGTGAACGGAATTCGTAAACAGGCAATGATTTTGGCAGGTTGGGCGCTCGACCCTAGCATCCATGAAAAAGAGTACCGTTCCAAATTATATGATAAAGAGTTTACCCACAGCTTTCGTAAAGGTGTGAAAGCATGA
- the cobI gene encoding precorrin-2 C(20)-methyltransferase has protein sequence MPGILYGVGVGPGDPELITVKAFRVLKESQVIAYPKKRSRAKSYAHQIVDTYINEHEKEMLGLVFPMTKDQTILEREWSNTVEKVAEKLSQGKDVAFVTEGDPFLYSTFIHMMRLMKERYPEIEIKSVPGISSINGAASRLGIPLADGDERVAIVPACDDYETMKQAIQENDCIVFIKVAKVMNLMLSILRELDLTHKASVVTKVTSKEEIIWDVEELEDVDLEYLTLMVVRK, from the coding sequence ATGCCGGGAATATTGTACGGTGTAGGCGTTGGTCCGGGAGATCCTGAATTAATTACGGTAAAAGCCTTTCGAGTATTAAAGGAATCTCAGGTTATCGCCTATCCAAAAAAGAGAAGCAGGGCGAAAAGCTATGCCCATCAAATTGTTGATACGTATATTAATGAACACGAAAAAGAAATGCTTGGACTTGTGTTTCCGATGACGAAAGACCAAACGATCCTCGAACGAGAGTGGTCAAATACGGTTGAAAAAGTAGCGGAAAAGCTGTCACAAGGAAAGGATGTTGCTTTCGTTACGGAAGGTGATCCGTTTTTATACAGCACATTTATTCATATGATGAGGCTGATGAAAGAACGCTATCCAGAGATAGAGATTAAATCTGTTCCCGGCATTTCATCAATCAATGGAGCTGCTTCACGACTTGGGATTCCACTCGCGGATGGTGACGAGCGTGTTGCAATCGTTCCTGCATGTGATGATTATGAAACGATGAAACAAGCCATTCAAGAAAACGATTGTATCGTTTTTATTAAAGTGGCGAAAGTAATGAATCTTATGTTGTCGATCTTACGCGAGCTTGATCTTACCCACAAGGCGTCCGTCGTAACAAAAGTGACATCAAAGGAAGAAATTATTTGGGATGTAGAAGAGTTAGAGGATGTTGATTTAGAGTATTTAACGTTAATGGTGGTGAGGAAATGA
- a CDS encoding energy-coupling factor ABC transporter substrate-binding protein: MKNAILFLFVILLAVVPLYLHKDSEFEGADGKAEEVIGEIAPDYQPWFDALWEPPGGETESLLFSLQSAIGAIVIGYVLGFGRARKKYSNRGDIK, from the coding sequence ATGAAGAATGCTATTTTGTTTCTCTTTGTCATTCTGCTTGCCGTAGTTCCATTATATTTACATAAAGATTCTGAGTTTGAAGGCGCAGATGGCAAGGCAGAGGAGGTTATCGGGGAAATCGCCCCTGATTATCAACCTTGGTTTGATGCGTTGTGGGAGCCACCCGGTGGAGAAACGGAGAGTTTGCTATTTTCTCTGCAATCTGCAATCGGAGCAATTGTGATTGGGTATGTGCTCGGGTTTGGAAGGGCGCGAAAAAAATACTCGAATCGTGGAGATATTAAGTAG
- the cbiQ gene encoding cobalt ECF transporter T component CbiQ, with the protein MLQIDQYAYINSYRNIHPIEKGLFAFLFLLFCLLTKNAAVAIFTFFVMSTAIVLGAKIPLAYYLKILLLPIFFLLTSVLAILISIVPANMELLDSVLSMKMGPWQLYISQTKYKMAIELIFTVVASVSCMYFFILTTPIQQIVWLFQKLRLPALFIELFLFTYRYLFVLLEKTVEIRLAQTSRLGYQTSRNAISSLGQLLVSLFIKSMRSAKEVHMAIEIRGDGKEIFDDEITQTYKQLHWIVLVCAFLLLSIMSAFAPTL; encoded by the coding sequence ATGCTTCAGATTGACCAATACGCGTATATTAATTCATACCGAAACATACACCCGATTGAAAAAGGATTGTTTGCTTTTTTATTTTTATTATTTTGCTTACTGACAAAGAATGCAGCAGTCGCAATCTTTACATTTTTTGTGATGAGTACAGCGATTGTACTGGGAGCAAAGATTCCTTTGGCTTATTACCTTAAAATCCTCTTGCTTCCTATTTTTTTCTTGTTGACAAGTGTTTTGGCCATACTCATTTCCATAGTGCCAGCAAATATGGAATTGCTAGATTCTGTTTTAAGTATGAAAATGGGGCCTTGGCAACTGTATATTAGCCAAACGAAATACAAAATGGCGATAGAGTTAATTTTCACCGTTGTTGCAAGTGTAAGCTGCATGTATTTTTTTATTTTAACGACACCAATCCAACAAATTGTTTGGCTTTTCCAAAAGCTAAGGCTTCCTGCTTTGTTTATTGAGCTATTTCTGTTTACTTATCGATACCTGTTTGTGCTGTTGGAAAAGACGGTTGAAATTCGCCTTGCACAAACGAGCAGGCTTGGATACCAAACCAGCCGAAATGCCATCTCTTCATTAGGGCAGCTTTTAGTGAGTCTTTTTATAAAATCAATGAGGTCGGCAAAGGAAGTGCATATGGCGATAGAGATTAGAGGCGATGGAAAGGAAATTTTTGACGATGAGATAACCCAAACATATAAGCAATTACACTGGATCGTACTCGTTTGTGCTTTTTTACTTCTCTCTATAATGTCTGCATTTGCACCAACATTATAA
- a CDS encoding energy-coupling factor ABC transporter permease, protein MNHKSFWLSFTGIAGLTCFFWINSYRPAYAMHIMEGFLPLGWAVFWWVVTIPFIVLGLRSIKAKIRENPEVKTMLGLSGAFAFVLSALKIPSVTGSSSHPTGVGLGAILFGPTAMSVLGTIVLLFQSLLLAHGGLTTLGANAFSMAVVGPFIAYGVFKGGSKLNLSFSVCVFLAAMLGDLGTYVITSIQLALAFPSEVGGVLGSFYKFSSIFAITQIPLAISEGLLTVIVMNLIKKYNMSELRQLDVFIKEAR, encoded by the coding sequence ATGAATCATAAATCTTTTTGGCTGTCATTTACAGGTATTGCTGGACTGACTTGCTTTTTTTGGATAAATTCTTACCGTCCAGCTTATGCCATGCATATCATGGAAGGCTTCCTTCCTTTAGGATGGGCAGTTTTTTGGTGGGTCGTAACGATACCATTCATCGTACTGGGATTGCGATCGATTAAAGCTAAGATAAGGGAGAATCCAGAAGTAAAAACAATGCTTGGCTTGTCAGGCGCTTTTGCATTTGTTTTATCTGCGCTAAAAATCCCTTCCGTGACTGGAAGCAGTTCACATCCAACTGGAGTTGGGTTGGGAGCCATTTTATTTGGACCTACGGCAATGAGTGTTCTTGGAACGATTGTTCTCTTGTTTCAATCGTTGCTGCTTGCTCATGGCGGTCTAACAACACTAGGGGCAAATGCTTTTTCAATGGCTGTTGTTGGCCCATTTATTGCATATGGAGTTTTTAAAGGTGGAAGCAAATTAAATCTATCCTTTTCCGTTTGTGTATTTTTGGCTGCTATGCTTGGAGATTTAGGGACATATGTCATTACTTCCATTCAACTGGCCCTTGCTTTTCCAAGTGAAGTCGGCGGGGTGTTGGGATCATTTTATAAGTTTTCAAGTATTTTTGCTATCACTCAAATCCCTTTGGCCATTAGTGAAGGGCTTTTAACCGTCATTGTTATGAACTTGATAAAAAAATACAATATGAGTGAATTAAGGCAATTAGATGTTTTTATCAAGGAGGCGCGTTAA
- a CDS encoding NAD(P)-binding protein produces the protein MNDQKGTSTILPMMLSVKGYTVVIVGGGKIATRRILPLLEVEVNVIVISPEVTADIKTWHGQQRLHWKAKCFEPIDIKNAAIVIAATNDPKVNLQVYEASEKHQLINLADRPNLSNFYVPATFRRGKLILSVSTSGASPGLARQIKQQLSEIYDENYESYVEFLDQCRQIVKSTSLNQQTRNNILKELLKTRYRHMDEREREEAFKQLLEKEGGKQNE, from the coding sequence ATGAACGATCAAAAGGGTACGAGCACCATTCTTCCAATGATGTTATCTGTAAAAGGGTACACCGTTGTCATCGTTGGGGGCGGAAAAATAGCAACAAGACGCATTCTTCCTTTACTAGAGGTAGAGGTAAACGTTATTGTCATTAGTCCCGAAGTGACGGCGGACATCAAAACATGGCATGGGCAGCAACGTTTGCATTGGAAAGCGAAATGCTTTGAACCAATCGATATAAAAAACGCAGCAATCGTTATTGCGGCTACAAATGATCCGAAAGTCAATTTGCAAGTTTATGAAGCAAGCGAAAAGCATCAATTAATTAATCTTGCTGATCGCCCAAATTTAAGTAATTTTTATGTTCCTGCAACATTTCGCCGGGGAAAATTGATATTGTCTGTTTCAACGTCAGGGGCAAGTCCTGGATTAGCACGGCAAATAAAACAACAGCTCTCTGAAATTTATGATGAAAACTACGAAAGCTATGTTGAATTTCTCGATCAATGTCGCCAAATTGTAAAATCAACTAGTTTAAACCAACAGACTAGAAACAACATATTAAAAGAATTATTGAAGACCCGATATCGGCACATGGATGAGCGTGAAAGAGAAGAAGCCTTTAAGCAATTACTAGAAAAGGAAGGGGGCAAGCAAAATGAATAA
- the cobA gene encoding uroporphyrinogen-III C-methyltransferase, producing MNKGKVFLVGAGPGDPKLLTVYGMECLQQSDVIAYDRLVNPKLLEFAKSGAELIFCGKLPGKHALIQEQINQLLVDKASEGKIVTRLKGGDPCVFGRAGEEAQVLSEHGIEFEIVPGVTAGIAAPAYAGIPVTHRDHASSFAIVTGHGRAEKQQDHINWKALAQGIDTIAFYMSVGNLKYICNQLIENGKNPDTPAAIIEWGTLEKQRTVTGYLRNIDMLSEQENIQHPAIFLVSETVQLREKIKWFEEKIQQETVKQPN from the coding sequence ATGAATAAAGGAAAAGTATTTCTCGTAGGAGCAGGCCCAGGTGATCCGAAGCTGTTGACAGTATATGGCATGGAATGTCTTCAACAATCAGATGTTATTGCTTACGATCGGCTTGTCAATCCGAAACTTCTCGAATTTGCAAAATCGGGTGCCGAGCTAATCTTTTGCGGAAAATTGCCTGGGAAGCATGCTCTCATCCAAGAGCAAATCAACCAATTGCTCGTTGATAAAGCGAGTGAAGGAAAGATTGTTACAAGGTTAAAAGGCGGCGATCCGTGTGTATTTGGAAGGGCGGGGGAAGAAGCACAGGTGTTAAGTGAGCATGGGATCGAATTCGAGATTGTTCCGGGAGTGACTGCCGGGATTGCCGCACCGGCATATGCAGGCATTCCAGTCACACATCGGGATCATGCGTCAAGCTTTGCGATTGTGACTGGGCATGGCCGAGCAGAAAAACAGCAAGACCATATTAATTGGAAAGCGCTCGCTCAAGGGATCGATACGATCGCTTTTTACATGAGTGTCGGAAACTTAAAATATATTTGCAACCAATTGATTGAAAACGGAAAAAACCCTGACACGCCCGCTGCCATTATTGAATGGGGAACATTGGAGAAGCAGCGAACGGTAACAGGATATTTGCGAAACATCGACATGCTTAGCGAACAAGAAAATATTCAACATCCTGCGATTTTTCTTGTGAGCGAAACCGTCCAACTAAGGGAAAAAATCAAATGGTTTGAGGAAAAAATCCAACAAGAAACTGTTAAACAACCTAATTAA
- the cbiE gene encoding precorrin-6y C5,15-methyltransferase (decarboxylating) subunit CbiE, whose amino-acid sequence MTIKIIGIGDNGKESLPPLYETFIDESECLMGGERQLAFFPNYAGEKITIKGGLSPLVERLQSETKNIVILASGDPLFYGIGSYLSKKVDAEIYPNVSSLQLAFAKMGERWQDAVFLSVHGRSMKGLAQKIDGKEKIALLTDDTNTPEKIAEYLIDFNMTEYEAFVAENLGGQDERTGWYQLEELLNKTFSPLNVVVLKKVSPSPTWTLGIEDAEFFQRKPEKGLITKKEIRTLSIAALGLRENSTVWDIGTCTGSMAIEAARIAREGEIFAIEKNEADLENCYQNMKKFRTDFTVVHGKAPDHLDEFKDPDAVFIGGTAGGMEPILDICCQRLNENGRIVVNAVTIENLNEAVNGFKKYGFQTDITLCQISRSKPILNLTRFDALNPIYIITASSKRD is encoded by the coding sequence ATGACAATAAAGATCATTGGAATTGGTGACAATGGCAAGGAAAGTTTGCCTCCTCTTTATGAAACATTCATTGATGAAAGTGAGTGTTTAATGGGAGGCGAACGGCAACTCGCTTTTTTTCCAAATTATGCAGGTGAAAAAATCACAATCAAAGGGGGATTATCCCCTCTTGTTGAACGTCTTCAATCAGAAACGAAAAACATCGTAATATTAGCATCAGGTGATCCACTTTTCTATGGGATCGGCAGCTATTTGTCGAAAAAAGTCGATGCTGAAATTTATCCAAATGTGAGTTCGTTACAGCTCGCTTTTGCAAAAATGGGCGAACGCTGGCAAGATGCAGTTTTTCTCAGTGTCCACGGCCGGTCGATGAAAGGCCTCGCACAAAAAATCGATGGAAAAGAAAAAATTGCCCTATTAACAGATGATACAAATACCCCTGAGAAGATTGCGGAGTATTTAATCGACTTCAATATGACGGAATACGAAGCGTTTGTAGCCGAAAACTTAGGCGGTCAAGACGAAAGAACGGGATGGTACCAACTTGAAGAGCTGTTAAACAAAACTTTTTCACCGCTAAACGTTGTGGTTTTAAAAAAGGTTTCTCCGTCTCCAACTTGGACTTTAGGAATAGAGGATGCGGAGTTTTTCCAGCGCAAACCGGAAAAAGGGCTGATTACAAAAAAGGAAATTCGTACGTTAAGCATTGCGGCTCTTGGCTTGAGGGAAAACAGTACGGTTTGGGACATCGGAACATGTACGGGGTCAATGGCAATCGAAGCTGCACGCATTGCTCGGGAAGGCGAAATATTCGCCATCGAAAAAAATGAAGCGGATCTTGAAAATTGCTATCAAAATATGAAAAAATTCCGAACAGATTTTACGGTAGTTCACGGAAAAGCACCCGATCATTTAGACGAATTCAAAGACCCTGATGCGGTATTTATCGGGGGAACGGCAGGTGGAATGGAACCGATTCTTGATATTTGTTGTCAGCGGTTAAATGAAAACGGGCGAATTGTTGTGAATGCTGTAACGATCGAAAATTTAAATGAAGCGGTTAACGGATTTAAAAAATACGGGTTTCAAACAGACATTACGCTTTGCCAAATTTCTCGCAGTAAGCCGATTTTGAATTTAACCCGATTCGATGCTTTAAATCCGATTTATATTATTACAGCAAGTTCAAAAAGGGACTGA
- a CDS encoding cobalt-precorrin 5A hydrolase gives MMKKYAIVGITKHGVEIGRRLHSLLPLSDLFYPAKFAKGDEKEKEIEMFEGSVKHAVPKLFHSYEGLIMIVSIGAVVRLIAPHLKNKMTDPGVVVIDDRAEHVISVLSGHLGGANELTNEVAALLGSKPVITTASEVQKTIPVDLLGRRFGWTWESKENLVSASAAVVNENEVAVVQESGEKHWWNYDTPLPKNITIYDSINQALEAKPDTALVITHRQLTKEEQPILEKGVLYRPKVIALGIGCNRGTSATEIERVITETLDELQFSIRSVKAVCTIELKKDEQGLLDVVNKYGWEFVTYTAEQLNEVPFNHPSEVVFKYTGAYGVSEPAALLYSGAADLTLEKKKSGNVTISVAIIPFKEEA, from the coding sequence ATGATGAAAAAATATGCAATCGTTGGGATTACAAAGCATGGGGTGGAAATTGGCCGCCGGCTGCATTCGCTTTTGCCATTGTCCGATTTATTTTATCCTGCAAAATTTGCAAAAGGCGATGAGAAGGAAAAGGAAATCGAGATGTTTGAAGGAAGCGTCAAACATGCTGTTCCGAAGCTTTTTCATTCGTATGAAGGTTTAATTATGATCGTTTCGATCGGCGCGGTTGTCCGTTTAATTGCTCCCCATTTAAAAAATAAAATGACAGACCCGGGGGTTGTCGTGATTGACGATCGAGCAGAGCATGTGATCAGTGTTTTATCGGGCCACTTAGGCGGGGCAAATGAATTAACGAACGAAGTGGCAGCCCTTCTAGGTTCAAAGCCTGTCATTACGACAGCATCGGAAGTACAGAAAACGATCCCGGTCGATTTACTCGGGCGCAGGTTCGGCTGGACATGGGAGTCAAAAGAAAATTTAGTATCTGCCAGTGCAGCCGTCGTCAATGAAAACGAAGTTGCGGTTGTCCAAGAATCAGGTGAAAAACATTGGTGGAATTATGATACCCCTTTACCAAAAAATATAACGATCTATGATTCGATTAATCAAGCGCTTGAAGCAAAACCAGATACGGCACTTGTTATCACACATCGCCAATTAACAAAAGAAGAACAACCGATTTTAGAAAAGGGCGTTCTTTATCGACCAAAAGTAATCGCTTTGGGAATTGGCTGCAACCGCGGAACATCTGCTACGGAAATTGAACGTGTAATTACAGAAACCTTGGACGAGTTGCAATTTTCTATCCGAAGTGTAAAAGCTGTTTGTACAATCGAATTAAAAAAAGACGAACAAGGACTCTTGGATGTTGTCAACAAATACGGGTGGGAATTTGTCACTTATACAGCTGAACAATTGAACGAAGTTCCTTTTAATCATCCATCAGAGGTTGTCTTTAAATATACGGGTGCATATGGAGTGAGTGAACCTGCCGCTTTATTGTATAGTGGTGCAGCCGATCTAACTCTCGAAAAGAAGAAGTCAGGAAATGTCACAATTTCTGTTGCAATCATTCCATTTAAGGAGGAAGCATGA